Proteins from a genomic interval of Pseudomonas asplenii:
- a CDS encoding glucurono-1,5-lactonase, with protein MNAELILDARNATGESPVWSVHEQALYWVDIPARRLHRWSADSRQSRSWEAPEMLACIARNRDGSWIAGLESGLFRLQTGDDDMLHSQLLSTVPHAVPGMRFNDGRCDRQGRFWAGTMLMDMGPGRAVGALYRYEAGQTTPLKAQLDELVVPNGLAFSPDGKTMYLSDSHPSVQAIWAFDYDPDSGTPHNRRLFVDMRQHPGRPDGAAMDVDGGYWICGNDDGLIHRFTPDGRLDRSLAVPVKKPAMCAFGGSDLSTLFVTSIRPTGDLHDQPLAGGVFALRPGAQGLEEPFFNA; from the coding sequence ATGAACGCTGAATTGATTCTCGACGCGCGCAACGCCACCGGCGAAAGTCCGGTGTGGAGCGTGCATGAGCAGGCACTCTACTGGGTCGACATCCCGGCCCGCCGCCTGCACCGCTGGAGTGCCGATAGCCGTCAGAGCCGCAGCTGGGAAGCGCCAGAAATGCTCGCCTGCATCGCCCGAAACCGGGATGGCAGCTGGATCGCCGGCCTGGAGAGCGGACTGTTCCGCCTGCAGACCGGCGACGATGATATGTTGCACAGCCAGTTGCTGAGCACGGTGCCCCACGCCGTCCCCGGCATGCGCTTCAACGATGGCCGTTGCGACCGCCAGGGCCGTTTCTGGGCCGGCACCATGCTGATGGACATGGGCCCTGGCCGCGCGGTAGGTGCCCTGTATCGCTACGAGGCCGGGCAGACCACCCCGCTCAAGGCGCAGCTGGACGAGTTGGTCGTGCCCAACGGCCTGGCCTTCAGCCCGGACGGCAAGACGATGTACCTCTCCGATTCGCACCCCAGCGTGCAAGCGATCTGGGCCTTCGACTACGACCCTGACAGCGGTACACCGCACAACCGCAGGCTGTTCGTCGACATGCGGCAACACCCCGGGCGCCCCGACGGCGCCGCCATGGATGTCGATGGCGGCTACTGGATCTGCGGCAACGACGACGGCCTGATCCATCGCTTCACCCCCGACGGTCGCCTCGACCGCTCCCTCGCGGTGCCAGTGAAAAAACCTGCGATGTGCGCCTTCGGCGGCAGCGACCTGAGCACCTTGTTCGTCACTTCGATCCGCCCCACCGGCGACCTGCACGACCAGCCTCTGGCTGGCGGCGTATTCGCCCTGCGGCCCGGCGCCCAAGGCCTGGAGGAACCTTTTTTCAACGCCTGA
- a CDS encoding NAD-dependent epimerase/dehydratase family protein, translating into MTSATPTPQLFNRLLLTGAAGGLGKVLRESLRPYARVLRLSDITEMAPAVDDREEIQLCDLSDKQAVHQLVEGVDAILHFGGVSVERSFEEILGANICGVFHVYEAARRHGVKRVIFASSNHVIGFYKQSETIDARVPHRPDSYYGLSKSYGEDMASFYFDRYGIETVSIRIGSSFAQPQNRRMLSSWLSFDDLTQLIERALYTPNVGHTVVYGVSGNRYIWWDNHLAAHLGYQPKDSSEPFRAEVEAQPAPPADDPTLVYQGGAFAVAGPFGD; encoded by the coding sequence ATGACCTCAGCAACGCCGACCCCGCAACTCTTCAACCGTCTTCTGCTCACTGGCGCGGCCGGTGGTCTGGGCAAGGTATTGCGCGAAAGCCTGCGACCCTATGCACGGGTCCTGCGCCTGTCCGATATCACCGAGATGGCGCCGGCAGTCGACGATCGCGAGGAAATCCAGCTTTGCGACCTCTCCGACAAACAGGCGGTACACCAACTGGTCGAAGGCGTGGACGCCATCCTGCATTTCGGTGGTGTCTCGGTGGAGCGTTCGTTCGAAGAGATCCTCGGCGCCAACATCTGCGGCGTGTTCCATGTCTACGAGGCCGCTCGCCGCCACGGCGTCAAACGCGTGATCTTCGCCAGCTCCAACCATGTGATCGGCTTCTACAAGCAGAGCGAAACCATCGACGCCCGCGTGCCGCACCGCCCGGACAGCTACTACGGCCTGTCCAAGTCCTACGGCGAAGACATGGCCAGTTTCTACTTCGATCGTTATGGCATCGAAACCGTCAGCATCCGTATCGGCTCGTCGTTCGCCCAGCCCCAGAACCGTCGCATGCTCAGCAGTTGGTTGAGCTTCGACGACCTGACCCAACTGATCGAGCGCGCCCTGTATACACCGAACGTTGGACACACCGTGGTCTACGGCGTCTCCGGCAACCGCTATATCTGGTGGGACAACCATCTCGCCGCGCACCTCGGCTACCAGCCCAAGGACAGCTCCGAGCCGTTCCGCGCCGAGGTCGAAGCCCAACCGGCACCACCAGCGGACGACCCGACGCTGGTCTATCAGGGCGGTGCCTTTGCCGTAGCCGGCCCCTTCGGCGACTGA
- a CDS encoding OprD family porin encodes MMIRPSRSLLLSGTTSLALILPSLACAEGFVDDASANLNLRNAYFNRNFTNPAFTQGKAEEWTQSFILDAKSGFTQGTVGFGADVLGTFSQKLDGGKGTGGTQLLPLDHDGRPADNFGRLGVALKAKISKTELKVGEWMPVLPILRSDDGRSLPQTFQGGQITSKEIDGLTLYGGQFQKNSPRNDSSMSDMFMNGRPGITSDRFNFAGGEYTFNDKRTMVGLWNAQLKDIYRQQYVNLVHSQPLGDWTLGANLGYFYGKEDGSALAGDLENKTWSGLFSAKYGGNTFYVGLQKLTGQSAWMRVNGTSGGTLANDSYNNSYDNAQEKSWQLRHDYNFAALGIPGLTLMNRYISGDNVHIGAITDGKEWGRESELAYTIQSGTLRNLNIRWRNSSIRKNFSTNEFDENRLFISYPISLL; translated from the coding sequence ATGATGATTCGTCCCTCTCGATCATTGTTGCTGTCCGGCACCACCAGTCTCGCCCTGATCCTACCGTCCCTGGCCTGCGCCGAAGGTTTCGTCGACGATGCCAGCGCCAACCTGAATCTGCGCAACGCCTACTTCAACCGCAACTTCACCAACCCTGCCTTTACTCAGGGCAAAGCCGAGGAATGGACACAAAGCTTCATCCTCGACGCCAAGTCCGGATTCACCCAGGGCACCGTCGGTTTTGGTGCCGATGTGCTCGGCACCTTTTCCCAGAAGCTCGATGGCGGCAAGGGCACCGGCGGCACGCAACTGTTGCCACTGGACCATGACGGGCGTCCGGCCGACAACTTCGGCCGCCTGGGCGTGGCCCTCAAGGCGAAAATCTCCAAGACCGAGCTGAAGGTCGGCGAATGGATGCCGGTACTGCCGATCCTCCGTTCCGACGACGGGCGCTCGCTGCCGCAGACCTTCCAGGGTGGCCAGATCACCTCGAAGGAAATCGATGGCCTGACGCTGTACGGCGGCCAGTTCCAGAAGAACAGCCCGCGCAACGATTCGAGCATGAGCGACATGTTCATGAACGGCCGGCCCGGCATCACTTCCGACCGTTTCAACTTTGCCGGCGGCGAATACACCTTCAACGACAAGCGCACGATGGTCGGCCTGTGGAATGCCCAGCTCAAGGACATCTACCGCCAGCAGTACGTCAACCTCGTCCATAGCCAACCGCTGGGCGACTGGACCCTCGGTGCCAACCTCGGCTACTTCTACGGCAAGGAAGACGGCAGTGCGCTGGCCGGCGACCTGGAGAACAAGACCTGGTCGGGCCTGTTCTCGGCCAAGTACGGCGGCAACACCTTCTATGTCGGCCTGCAGAAGCTCACCGGCCAGAGTGCCTGGATGCGGGTCAACGGCACCAGCGGCGGCACCCTGGCCAACGACAGCTACAACAACAGCTACGACAACGCCCAGGAAAAATCCTGGCAACTGCGCCACGACTACAACTTCGCCGCGCTGGGGATTCCGGGGCTGACCCTGATGAACCGCTACATCAGCGGTGACAACGTGCACATCGGCGCAATCACCGACGGCAAGGAATGGGGCCGCGAGTCGGAACTGGCCTACACCATCCAGAGCGGCACCTTGCGCAATCTGAACATCCGCTGGCGCAACTCGAGCATCCGCAAGAACTTCAGCACCAACGAATTCGACGAAAACCGTCTGTTCATCAGCTATCCGATTTCGTTGTTGTAA
- a CDS encoding outer membrane protein OmpK — MKRTCTSLMLAGTLLASGTSAADDLLQWQNNSLTYLWGKNFAVNPQIQQTVTFEHADAWKYGDNFFFLDRIFYNGKADGNVGPNTYYGEFSPRLSFGKILDQKLEFGPIKDVLLAMTYEFGEGDNESYLIGPGFDLAIPGFDYFQLNFYQRQTEGNRPGDNVWQITPVWSYTIPVGDSNVLIDGFMDWVVDNDQTARGTYHANLHFNPQIKYDLGKALHWSAKQLYVGVEYDYWKNKYGIEDSGAFKTNQDTASLLVKYHF; from the coding sequence ATGAAACGTACTTGCACGAGCCTGATGCTCGCGGGGACACTGCTGGCCAGCGGAACGTCTGCGGCCGACGACCTGCTGCAGTGGCAGAACAACAGCCTGACCTACCTGTGGGGCAAGAATTTCGCGGTCAACCCGCAGATTCAGCAGACCGTGACCTTTGAGCACGCCGACGCCTGGAAGTACGGCGACAACTTCTTCTTCCTCGACCGAATCTTCTACAACGGCAAGGCAGACGGCAACGTCGGCCCCAACACCTATTACGGTGAGTTCAGCCCCCGCCTGTCGTTCGGCAAGATCCTCGACCAGAAGCTCGAATTCGGCCCGATCAAGGACGTCCTGCTGGCCATGACCTATGAGTTCGGCGAAGGCGACAACGAGTCCTACCTGATCGGCCCGGGTTTTGACCTGGCGATCCCCGGTTTCGATTATTTCCAGCTGAACTTCTACCAGCGGCAGACCGAAGGCAACCGCCCTGGCGACAACGTCTGGCAGATCACTCCGGTCTGGTCCTATACCATCCCGGTGGGCGACTCCAATGTGCTGATCGACGGGTTCATGGACTGGGTAGTCGACAACGACCAGACCGCACGCGGCACCTACCACGCCAACCTGCATTTCAACCCGCAGATCAAGTACGACCTGGGCAAGGCTCTGCATTGGAGCGCCAAGCAGTTGTACGTCGGTGTCGAGTACGACTACTGGAAAAACAAGTACGGCATCGAAGACTCCGGTGCCTTCAAGACCAACCAGGACACCGCGAGCCTGCTGGTCAAGTATCACTTCTGA
- a CDS encoding nucleobase:cation symporter-2 family protein, with translation MSELSEPRIPEAPAIARLPLLQLLLVGLQHVLLMYGGAVAVPLIIGQAAGLGREEIAFLINADLLVAGIATLVQSLGIGPLGIRMPVMMGASFAAVGSMVAMAGMPGIGLPGIFGATIAAGFFGMLIAPFMSKVVRFFPPLVTGTVITAIGLSLFPVAVNWAGGGSSVAQFGSPIYLMVAGLVLLSILLINRFMRGFWVNISVLIGMALGYLLSGAIGMVDLSGLAQAPWVKVVTPMHFGMPQFHLAPILSMCLVVVIIFVESTGMFLALGKITGQEVTPRMLRRGLLCDAGASFLAGFFNTFTHSSFAQNIGLVQMTGVRCRSVTLVAGGLLIVLSLLPKAAFLVASIPPTVLGGAAIAMFGMVAATGIKILQEADISDRRNQLLVAVSIGMGLIPVVRPEFFAHLPQWMGPITHSGIAMATLCAVALNLLFNVFGGAERAALSGHVPPH, from the coding sequence ATGTCCGAGCTATCCGAACCGCGCATACCTGAAGCCCCCGCTATTGCGCGCCTGCCCCTGTTGCAACTGCTGCTGGTGGGCCTGCAACACGTCCTGCTGATGTACGGCGGAGCCGTTGCCGTGCCGCTGATCATCGGACAGGCCGCTGGCCTGGGTCGTGAAGAGATCGCCTTTCTGATCAACGCCGACCTGCTGGTTGCCGGCATCGCCACCCTGGTGCAGTCCTTGGGCATCGGTCCGTTGGGCATCCGCATGCCGGTGATGATGGGCGCCAGCTTCGCCGCCGTCGGCAGCATGGTAGCCATGGCTGGCATGCCCGGCATCGGCCTGCCCGGAATCTTCGGTGCGACCATCGCCGCCGGTTTCTTCGGCATGCTGATTGCGCCGTTCATGTCCAAGGTGGTGCGCTTTTTTCCGCCGCTGGTTACCGGCACGGTGATCACCGCCATCGGCCTCTCGCTGTTTCCCGTGGCGGTCAACTGGGCCGGCGGTGGCAGCAGCGTCGCGCAGTTCGGCTCACCGATCTACCTGATGGTCGCGGGCCTGGTGCTGCTCAGCATCCTGCTGATCAACCGCTTCATGCGCGGTTTCTGGGTCAATATCTCGGTACTGATCGGCATGGCCCTGGGCTACCTGCTGTCCGGCGCCATCGGCATGGTCGACCTCAGCGGCCTGGCTCAGGCGCCCTGGGTCAAAGTGGTCACGCCCATGCACTTCGGCATGCCGCAATTCCACCTCGCACCGATCCTCTCGATGTGCCTGGTGGTGGTGATCATCTTCGTCGAATCCACCGGCATGTTCCTCGCCCTGGGGAAAATCACCGGCCAGGAAGTCACCCCACGGATGCTCCGCCGCGGCTTGCTGTGCGATGCCGGCGCTTCGTTCCTCGCCGGTTTCTTCAATACGTTCACCCACTCCTCGTTCGCCCAGAACATCGGTCTGGTGCAGATGACCGGCGTACGTTGCCGTTCGGTGACCCTGGTTGCCGGCGGCTTGTTGATCGTGCTCAGCCTGCTGCCCAAGGCGGCCTTCCTGGTGGCCTCGATTCCACCCACGGTCCTCGGTGGCGCGGCCATCGCAATGTTCGGCATGGTGGCTGCCACCGGCATCAAGATCCTTCAGGAAGCCGACATCTCTGACCGCCGCAACCAGTTGCTGGTGGCCGTGAGCATCGGCATGGGTCTGATCCCCGTGGTCCGCCCAGAGTTCTTCGCCCACCTGCCACAGTGGATGGGGCCGATCACCCACAGCGGGATCGCCATGGCGACTCTCTGCGCAGTAGCCCTGAACCTGCTGTTCAACGTATTCGGCGGTGCCGAACGGGCCGCCCTCAGCGGTCACGTGCCCCCGCACTGA
- a CDS encoding urate hydroxylase PuuD — MEAHLLEWLNLSVRWVHMITGVAWIGASFYFVWLENNLNRVNPRSGLAGDLWAIHGGGIYHLEKYKLAPPSMPENLHWFKWEAYFTWMSGVALLCVVFYSNPLLYLVAPGSGLSGAEGIAIGIGALVVGWFVYDFLCDSPLGKRPVLLGLLLFILLIAAAYGLSKVFSGRGAYLHVGAIIGTIMVGNVFRIIMPAQRALVAAIAENRTPDPSLPAKGLLRSRHNNYFTLPVLFIMISNHFPSTYGSPYNWLILAGIAVLAVLVRHYFNTRHNSQKFAWTLPVAALGMICLAYVTGPAPMPATPETAKAATKIEYQPLPETALGGGLKPAPATEASAPAPQPTAAAAAANEVAFDKVHSVIQERCAVCHSAKPTSPLFSSAPAGIMFDTPQQIQQLAPRIQAQAVTTQIMPLGNITQMTQQERDLIGAWINQGARTP, encoded by the coding sequence GTGGAAGCACATCTGTTGGAATGGCTGAACCTGAGCGTGCGCTGGGTTCACATGATCACCGGCGTCGCCTGGATCGGCGCGTCGTTCTATTTCGTCTGGCTGGAAAACAACCTCAACCGGGTCAACCCTCGAAGCGGCCTGGCCGGCGACCTCTGGGCCATCCACGGCGGTGGTATCTACCACCTGGAAAAATACAAGCTGGCCCCACCGAGCATGCCGGAGAACCTGCACTGGTTCAAATGGGAAGCCTACTTCACCTGGATGTCAGGTGTCGCCCTGCTGTGCGTGGTGTTCTACTCCAATCCCCTGCTCTACCTGGTCGCTCCCGGCAGCGGCCTGAGCGGTGCCGAAGGCATCGCCATCGGCATCGGCGCCCTGGTCGTCGGCTGGTTCGTCTATGACTTTCTCTGCGACTCACCACTGGGCAAGCGCCCGGTCCTGCTCGGCCTGCTCCTGTTCATACTGCTGATCGCGGCGGCGTATGGATTGAGCAAGGTATTCAGCGGCCGTGGCGCCTACCTGCACGTCGGGGCGATCATCGGCACCATCATGGTCGGCAATGTGTTCCGCATCATCATGCCGGCCCAACGCGCCCTGGTGGCAGCCATCGCCGAGAATCGCACGCCGGACCCGTCCCTGCCGGCCAAGGGCCTGCTGCGCTCGCGACACAACAACTACTTCACCCTGCCTGTGCTGTTCATCATGATCAGCAACCACTTCCCCAGCACCTACGGCAGCCCGTACAACTGGCTGATCCTGGCCGGGATCGCGGTACTGGCGGTGCTGGTACGGCATTATTTCAACACCCGCCACAACAGCCAGAAGTTCGCCTGGACCTTGCCGGTCGCAGCGCTGGGCATGATCTGCCTGGCTTATGTCACTGGCCCGGCACCGATGCCTGCCACGCCCGAAACGGCCAAGGCGGCAACGAAGATCGAGTACCAGCCGCTGCCGGAAACCGCCCTCGGCGGCGGCCTCAAGCCAGCTCCGGCCACTGAGGCCAGTGCACCGGCGCCCCAACCGACGGCAGCGGCTGCAGCGGCCAATGAGGTCGCCTTCGACAAGGTTCACAGCGTTATTCAGGAACGTTGTGCGGTCTGCCACTCGGCCAAACCCACCAGCCCGCTGTTCAGCAGCGCCCCGGCCGGGATCATGTTCGACACCCCGCAGCAGATCCAGCAACTGGCCCCGCGCATCCAGGCCCAGGCCGTCACGACCCAGATCATGCCACTGGGCAACATCACCCAGATGACCCAACAGGAACGTGACCTGATCGGTGCCTGGATCAACCAGGGGGCACGTACCCCCTAA
- a CDS encoding ureidoglycolate lyase, which translates to MRTLTIEPLTKEAFAPFGDVIETDGSDHFMINNGSTQRFHRLATVETATPDDKAIISIFRADALEMPLTVCMLERHPLGSQAFIPLLGNPFLIVVAPLGDAPVSGLVRAFITNGRQGINYHRGVWHHPVLTIEKRDDFLVVDRSGSGNNCDEHFFQEDERLILAPHQRTE; encoded by the coding sequence ATGCGCACACTGACGATTGAACCGTTGACCAAAGAAGCCTTCGCCCCTTTCGGTGATGTGATCGAAACCGACGGCAGCGATCACTTCATGATCAACAACGGTTCGACCCAGCGCTTCCATCGACTGGCCACGGTAGAAACCGCGACGCCCGACGACAAGGCGATCATCAGCATCTTCCGCGCCGATGCGCTGGAGATGCCGCTGACCGTGTGCATGCTCGAACGCCATCCGCTGGGCAGCCAGGCTTTCATCCCGCTGCTCGGCAACCCCTTTCTGATCGTGGTCGCGCCACTTGGCGATGCACCGGTATCGGGTCTGGTCCGCGCCTTCATCACCAATGGCAGGCAGGGCATCAATTACCATCGCGGCGTCTGGCACCATCCGGTGCTGACGATCGAAAAGCGGGATGACTTCCTGGTGGTTGATCGCAGTGGCAGCGGTAACAACTGCGATGAGCATTTTTTCCAAGAGGATGAGCGGTTGATCCTCGCCCCCCACCAGCGGACGGAGTGA
- the alc gene encoding allantoicase, producing the protein MKAYAAPFEKFVNLADARLGTRIISVTDDWFADANRLFQPTPAVWKEGVFDDNGKWMDGWESRRKRFEGYDSAVIRLGVPGSIKGVDIDTSFFTGNYPPSASLEACFLSEGEPDDNTQWVEVLPAVELQGNSHHYHEISNEQHFSHLRFNIYPDGGVARLRVHGIPYRDWSAVGDNEQIDLAAALNGGRALACSDEHFGRMSNILNPGRGVNMGDGWETARRRTPGNDWVIVALGHPGEIEKIIVDTLHFKGNYPDSCSIQAAFVKGGTDSQIETQSLFWRELLPSQKLEMHAEHTFAEQIKALGPITHIRLNVFPDGGVSRLRLLGKVAK; encoded by the coding sequence ATGAAAGCTTACGCCGCACCTTTCGAAAAATTCGTCAACCTGGCCGACGCCCGCCTGGGCACCCGAATCATTTCCGTCACCGACGACTGGTTCGCCGATGCCAACCGCCTGTTCCAGCCGACTCCGGCGGTCTGGAAGGAAGGCGTGTTCGATGACAACGGCAAGTGGATGGATGGCTGGGAGTCGCGCCGCAAGCGTTTCGAAGGCTATGACAGCGCAGTGATCCGCCTGGGCGTGCCCGGCTCGATCAAGGGCGTGGACATCGACACCTCGTTCTTCACCGGCAACTACCCGCCATCGGCGTCGCTGGAGGCCTGCTTCCTGAGCGAAGGCGAGCCGGATGACAATACCCAGTGGGTCGAGGTGCTGCCAGCCGTCGAGCTGCAGGGCAACAGCCACCACTACCATGAAATCAGCAACGAGCAACACTTCAGCCACCTGCGTTTCAACATCTACCCGGACGGCGGCGTGGCCCGCCTGCGGGTGCATGGCATTCCGTACCGCGACTGGTCGGCGGTGGGCGACAACGAGCAGATCGACCTCGCTGCCGCGCTGAACGGCGGCCGGGCCCTGGCCTGCTCCGACGAACACTTCGGGCGCATGAGCAACATCCTCAACCCGGGCCGTGGCGTCAACATGGGCGACGGTTGGGAAACTGCCCGTCGGCGTACACCGGGCAATGACTGGGTGATCGTCGCCCTCGGGCATCCGGGCGAGATCGAGAAGATCATCGTCGACACCCTGCACTTCAAGGGTAACTACCCTGACAGTTGCTCGATCCAGGCCGCCTTCGTCAAGGGCGGCACCGACAGCCAGATCGAAACCCAGAGTCTGTTCTGGCGCGAACTGCTGCCGAGCCAGAAGCTGGAGATGCACGCCGAACATACCTTCGCCGAGCAGATCAAGGCATTGGGTCCGATCACCCACATCCGCCTGAATGTGTTCCCGGATGGTGGCGTGAGCCGCCTGCGGTTGCTGGGCAAGGTCGCGAAGTAA
- the uraD gene encoding 2-oxo-4-hydroxy-4-carboxy-5-ureidoimidazoline decarboxylase has product MTVFQTLTPSTLDRAAFVAAFADIYEHSPWVAEKAFDLGQDTTIDQVETLHQRMSDILLSADHASQLALINAHPDLAGKAAIQGQLTEASTHEQAGAGIHQCTAEEFQRFTELNEAYKAKFKFPFIMAVKGSDRQQILAAFEARIHNPVDTEFKCALAEINKIALFRLMTL; this is encoded by the coding sequence ATGACCGTGTTCCAGACCCTCACGCCATCGACCCTGGATCGCGCAGCCTTCGTCGCAGCGTTCGCCGATATCTACGAACACTCGCCCTGGGTCGCCGAAAAGGCCTTCGACCTGGGCCAGGACACGACGATCGACCAGGTCGAAACGCTGCACCAGCGCATGAGCGATATCCTGTTGAGCGCCGATCATGCCAGCCAGTTGGCGCTGATCAACGCCCACCCGGACCTGGCCGGCAAAGCCGCGATCCAGGGCCAACTGACCGAAGCCAGCACCCATGAACAGGCCGGCGCCGGTATTCATCAATGCACGGCCGAAGAGTTCCAGCGCTTCACCGAGTTGAACGAAGCCTACAAGGCCAAGTTCAAGTTTCCCTTCATCATGGCGGTCAAAGGCAGCGACCGGCAGCAGATCCTCGCTGCGTTCGAAGCGCGCATCCACAACCCGGTGGACACCGAGTTCAAGTGCGCGCTGGCCGAAATCAACAAGATCGCCCTGTTCCGCTTAATGACCCTATAG
- the puuE gene encoding allantoinase PuuE — protein MSADYPRDLIGYGSNPPHPHWPGNARIALSFVLNYEEGGERNILHGDKESEAFLSEMVAAQPLQGQRNMSMESLYEYGSRAGVWRILKLFKQFDIPLTIFAVAMAAQRHPDVIRAMVEAGHEICSHGYRWIDYQYMDEAKEREHMLEAIRILTEISGERPLGWYTGRTGPNTRRLVMEEGGFLYDCDTYDDDLPYWEPNNPTGKPHLVIPYTLDTNDMRFTQVQGFNQGDDFYQYLKDAFDVLYAEGAEAPKMLSIGLHCRLIGRPARLASLQRFLEYVKGFDQVWFTRRVDIARHWHATHPYQEPAQ, from the coding sequence GTGAGCGCTGACTACCCACGCGACCTGATCGGTTACGGCAGTAACCCTCCTCATCCCCACTGGCCGGGCAACGCCCGTATCGCCTTGTCCTTCGTGCTCAACTACGAGGAAGGCGGCGAGCGCAATATCCTGCACGGCGACAAGGAGTCCGAAGCCTTCCTCTCGGAAATGGTCGCGGCGCAGCCCCTGCAGGGCCAGCGCAACATGAGCATGGAGTCGCTCTATGAGTATGGCAGCCGCGCCGGCGTCTGGCGGATTCTCAAGCTGTTCAAGCAATTCGATATCCCGCTGACGATCTTCGCCGTGGCCATGGCCGCCCAACGCCACCCGGATGTCATCCGCGCCATGGTCGAGGCCGGCCACGAAATCTGCAGCCACGGCTACCGCTGGATCGACTACCAGTACATGGACGAGGCAAAAGAGCGCGAGCACATGCTCGAGGCCATCCGCATCCTCACCGAGATCAGCGGCGAACGCCCACTGGGCTGGTACACCGGCCGCACCGGTCCGAACACCCGTCGGCTGGTGATGGAAGAAGGCGGCTTCCTCTACGACTGCGACACCTACGACGACGACCTGCCCTACTGGGAACCGAACAACCCGACCGGCAAGCCGCACCTGGTGATCCCCTACACCCTCGACACCAACGACATGCGTTTCACCCAGGTGCAGGGTTTCAACCAGGGCGATGACTTCTACCAGTACCTCAAGGACGCGTTCGACGTGCTCTACGCCGAGGGTGCCGAGGCACCGAAAATGCTTTCCATCGGCCTGCACTGCCGACTGATCGGCCGCCCGGCGCGCCTGGCCTCGCTGCAGCGTTTCCTCGAATACGTGAAGGGTTTCGACCAGGTCTGGTTCACTCGCCGGGTGGATATCGCCCGCCACTGGCACGCCACCCACCCTTACCAGGAGCCGGCACAATGA
- the uraH gene encoding hydroxyisourate hydrolase: MGRLTTHVLDAAHGCPGSSIRIELYRVEGAALELVAEVLTNSDGRCDTPLLQGDDYRSGVYQLQFHAGDYYRARGVTLPEPAFLDVVVLRFGISAEQEHYHVPLLISPYSYSTYRGS; this comes from the coding sequence ATGGGACGTTTGACTACGCATGTTTTGGATGCCGCGCATGGCTGCCCCGGCAGCTCGATCAGGATCGAGTTGTATCGGGTCGAGGGTGCCGCGTTGGAGCTGGTTGCCGAGGTCTTGACCAATAGCGATGGCCGCTGCGACACGCCGCTGCTGCAAGGGGATGACTACCGCTCCGGGGTCTATCAGTTGCAATTTCATGCCGGTGACTACTATCGGGCCCGTGGCGTGACGCTGCCGGAGCCGGCTTTTCTCGATGTGGTGGTGCTGCGTTTCGGCATCAGCGCCGAGCAGGAGCACTATCACGTTCCCTTGCTGATTTCGCCCTACAGCTATTCGACCTATAGAGGAAGTTAG
- a CDS encoding LysE family translocator: MSLETWLLFSAAALVVILIPGPLSLLMISNSLNYGLRRSYSAFLGGVSASICLLSASALGLGALLLASEQLFSTLKVVGALYLFYLAWQSWQQSRQPARAANVPDAAPAPRFRALFGRAFVLGASNPKDILFFAAFLPQFLKADQPFLGQLLVMIATWTVLDLLCKLTYGLGAHGAAKYLRSGKGHSWFNRVSAGLFSGAGAASLLSR, from the coding sequence ATGAGTCTGGAAACCTGGTTGTTGTTCAGCGCCGCCGCGCTGGTGGTGATCCTTATCCCCGGACCGCTGTCGCTGCTGATGATCAGCAACAGCCTGAACTACGGATTGCGCCGTTCGTATTCGGCCTTTCTCGGCGGTGTCAGTGCCTCGATCTGCCTGCTCAGCGCTTCGGCACTGGGCCTGGGCGCCCTGCTGCTGGCCTCGGAGCAACTGTTCAGCACGCTGAAGGTCGTCGGCGCACTGTACCTGTTCTACCTCGCCTGGCAGAGCTGGCAGCAGTCGCGACAGCCGGCCAGGGCGGCCAATGTGCCCGATGCTGCACCGGCGCCACGCTTTCGTGCCCTGTTTGGGCGCGCTTTCGTGCTGGGCGCGAGCAATCCCAAGGACATCCTGTTCTTTGCCGCCTTCCTGCCGCAGTTTCTCAAGGCCGACCAGCCGTTCCTCGGCCAGTTGCTGGTGATGATCGCCACCTGGACCGTGCTCGACCTGCTGTGCAAGCTGACCTACGGCCTGGGCGCCCATGGAGCGGCGAAGTACCTGCGCAGTGGCAAGGGGCATAGCTGGTTCAACCGGGTCAGTGCCGGGTTGTTCAGTGGGGCGGGAGCGGCGTCCCTGCTGAGCCGGTAG